The genomic interval TAGGGGGGCCACGTAATTCAGTAGATCCATCATATTCTTTACTCTTTCGCCAAGAATGGTTTATATTTAGATAACAACGATGTCCCATGAAACATTGTTTGTAAGTTATTCTTCTATATCGTGTATCTCCTAAACACACAGGGCATGCTAATTTACCTGCAGTGCTCCACCCCGACAAATACGCGTAAGCTGGAAAATCACTAATTGTCCACAAGACTGCAACTTGAAGTCTAAATGAACATTTCTCATATGAATCATACGCCTCGACACCCTCCCATAGTTCTTTAAGCTCTTCAATGAGCGGCTTTAAGAACACATCATAATCTTTTCCAGGTGATTTTGGACCTGGTATTAATAATGACATGAGATAGTTTGTTCCATTTGTGCTAGCCCAAGGGGGCATGTTATATGGAATTAATATTACTGGCCACAAACTATAGGTTGATGTCATGTTTGAAAAAGGGTTAAATCCATCGGATGCCAAACCCATTCGTACACTCCTTGAATCTACTGCAAACTCAGGATATACTTCATCAAAATGCTTCCAAGCCAAACCATCAGCAGGATGACGCAATATTCCATCTTCTTCTTTGCGTACCTCTTTATGCCAACGCATATCCTTAGAAGTATGCTTAGAACTAAATAATCGCTTAAGTCTATCTTTTATTGGAAACCATCTTAATCGTTTATGTGGGATTTTGTTTCGAACATAACGACTAGTATTGCATATAGGACAGAACAAGGCATTTGCATGCTCACCATAGAATAATGCACAATCATATTGGCAAACATCAATTTGCTCATACCCTAATCCTACTTCACAAAGAAGCTTCCTTGTCTGGTAATAGTCATCCGGGAAATGATTGCCATCAGGTAATATATCTTTCAAACACTTTAGAAGGTCATCGAATGCTTTATCAGTCAATTTGTTAAGCACCTTCACATTCATCAACTTTACAACAGCACTTAAGACAGAAAAGTTTTTACAATTTTCATATAAAGGCTTCTGAAGAGACTCGAATAATGCATCATACTTGTCACCCCCATTATGTTGGAATTTAGTATTAGTGAAATCACTAGTTGGACCAATGTCAAAGTACTCACCACCAATAGCATCATGTAGACCTCTAGCTAAATTGTCATTTTCATTATCAACTTCCTCACTATCAAATAACTCTTTATTTTGTACTTCCTCTAGTTGCTCACCATGGTGGTACCATTTAGTGTAAGTACATAGAAAACCATGAGTAATCAAGTGCAGCTTGATCACCCGCATAGATTGTGATTGCTTGTTTACGCATCGACAACAAGGACATAGCACATTCCCTTTAGAATCAACAAATTGCTTTGCTATATCTATGAATTCAGTAATACCAGTAGCATATTCTAATGACAGCCTATCTGGATTGTTGATCCAACGACGATCCATGTTTACCTCCTAATTTTCaacattataaatatatttaacaaAAATAGAGACTCAATAAGCATCACTaacttaaaattttatgaattatattttatgattcatttatcttatatttaattatttttttaaaaaattaacactagtaaaaatatacaatataaaAGCAACACTTTAATCGATAACTATAATTGTATtttagtatttatttatttgaacttgaaaattagatatatataattttagacTATCATCACATATGGACTATAATAATACAAGTGGCTAACACTAACACACtatcatcaaaataaaaatatatgctttttttctaacttttagtCTTTCATATAAATTTCAACTTCACTCTCGTTTTTCTATACAAAACAATATATTATTCACAATTGGAAAGATAAatcagtaaaaataaaaatacatttaatgaATTTCAATTTCAATCTCATTTTTCTATACAAAACAATATATTTTTCACAATTGGAAAGATAAatcagtaaaaataaaaataccttTAATGAACTGATCACCACCGGTACTAAGGGAGGTAAAATAGGAAGTGATGACAAGTACTCTGAATAATAGCTTTAAGAAACCAGAAGTTAGTGATACGACATCCAGTACTCACTCAATGATCTACACTCAAATATATTTCATTATGATAATATTCACAATAAATTTgctaaatacatatatatataagttcatGATGTCACAAAACAAACAACCAACTGCAATAAAATGGTTAGTAGCCACCCAACAACAGTAACTACGAAGCTAAGCGACAACACAAAGCAAAACAATCCTCAGCTCTTCAGGTAgtataacttaaataaaaaataatgcaaAGACATTCTTCTAGATATGTGAAAACAACATGAGTTTACTTTGTCAGACgtacatatataattttggaTTAATAATACATCAATTTTAGTAATGAAGGTATTTATCTGAATTATTAAGAATAACAAATGgcatcgaaaaataaaataaaaaataaaaaattcttgtGCCATGAAAAACAATGGCATACTCACACAAACAAATCAACTATTACCtgaaaatttctatttctaCATAAAACAGAGCATATAGAAAAATAATGTAGTTCCTATTAAAAGATTTGATGGCCAAGTAGGTAGCACACCTAGCTTAAAACAAAGTTCTATAGctacaaaattattatttacttaTCAAAAGCACACCAAAACAATCTtctattcaatatatatatatataaacaatacACGGGACCCAATAGTTGAATTGCaatacaaagaaaaaatatgGAAGAAAAGAGTAGATGGAGAGGTAGGAAAAAAAAGAACCATttgaaaataaaacactaaCAACATCGCAAggcttaaaatttttttttggaatagactaaaaaaaaaaaaagaaatgaacAAGAAATAATTTGAGTAAAGACAAAATCAAATAAGCAAATAGATAAGCATGTAAAACACAAAAAGATGAGAATAAAGATAAAATAAGCAACTAAGACAAATTGCATCACTGCaaggtttttctaattttaacaaaattggTAATACTCAACCAAATTGAAAGAAACCCAAAAAGAAAAACGAACAACACATCATAgtaattaatgataattatacatagatagtaatatatatatgttctaatACCTTGTTTTTGTCAATTTTTGTAAACTACCTtttaattttgttgaaaaagAGAAAACTTAATTGTTCCAATATATCTTTGCTTTTTCATGTTCTACCTTTGGattaaaacaattgattaaCTTTTCTTA from Cannabis sativa cultivar Pink pepper isolate KNU-18-1 chromosome 4, ASM2916894v1, whole genome shotgun sequence carries:
- the LOC133037268 gene encoding uncharacterized protein LOC133037268, whose product is MDRRWINNPDRLSLEYATGITEFIDIAKQFVDSKGNVLCPCCRCVNKQSQSMRVIKLHLITHGFLCTYTKWYHHGEQLEEVQNKELFDSEEVDNENDNLARGLHDAIGGEYFDIGPTSDFTNTKFQHNGGDKYDALFESLQKPLYENCKNFSVLSAVVKLMNVKVLNKLTDKAFDDLLKCLKDILPDGNHFPDDYYQTRKLLCEVGLGYEQIDVCQYDCALFYGEHANALFCPICNTSRYVRNKIPHKRLRWFPIKDRLKRLFSSKHTSKDMRWHKEVRKEEDGILRHPADGLAWKHFDEVYPEFAVDSRSVRMGLASDGFNPFSNMTSTYSLWPVILIPYNMPPWASTNGTNYLMSLLIPGPKSPGKDYDVFLKPLIEELKELWEGVEAYDSYEKCSFRLQVAVLWTISDFPAYAYLSGWSTAGKLACPVCLGDTRYRRITYKQCFMGHRCYLNINHSWRKSKEYDGSTELRGPPRDFTGDDILRQLDEVPIRTSGKAPSNSSRKRKRGENELNWCKKSVLFELPYWSKLLLRHNLDVMHIEKNVCDNIIGTLLDIEGKSKDNLKARKDLEILKIREELWLKKSSSNKFEKPHASYTLTKEECKEFCQFIQTVRLPYGYASNISRCVTDNDKLAGMKTHDCHVLLHKILPVALLPFLTKTIRGTLIELCQFFQKICAKTIRTCDIEEFNGGIVIILCKLEKIFPPSFFTIMVHLCVHLPNQVLLGGPIASRWMFGTECHMGLYKRYVRNMARPDGSIAEAFVVDEAVTFLSIYVSNIETRLTRPERNWDLPSTNHTLDVFNSNVRPLGASSVELLQNWRKVIQWYILNNSINDIQDYLDEHRKLLEQRGLSELEVANHQKEEFLSWFKTKVRDCH